The Nicotiana tabacum cultivar K326 unplaced genomic scaffold, ASM71507v2 Un00065, whole genome shotgun sequence genome has a window encoding:
- the LOC142178926 gene encoding uncharacterized protein LOC142178926 produces MNRVWMKLKQDKCELKKLNSSQYSRVDQRVKAIRHQLMELQVQMRDCNPQPEEVETESIYKQKSRNLWLRLGDSNTAFIYACMRNRISKNKIRTLVTAGGTMVHTEQDIEEEILGFYKELLGSSATSLPAINPGVMKEGKVLSRAQQLGLLDPFTKEGVYTALSGIDDLKAPGCDGFNYHLFKKAWSVIGDDITVSILQFFEMSKMHKPISVTSHLDT; encoded by the exons ATGAATAGGGTGTGGATGAAGTTAAAGCAGGACAAGTGTGAACTAAAAAAGCTGAATAGTTCACAGTATTCTAGGGTTGATCAAAGGGTGAAGGCTATAAGGCACCAACTAATGGAACTACAAGTGCAAATGAGGGATTGTAATCCTCAGCCTGAAGAGGTGGAGACAG AGAGCATTTACAAGCAAAAGTCAAGAAATCTTTGGCTAAGGCTAGGGGATTCAAATACTGCTTTCATTTATGCATGTATGAGGAATAGAATTAGTAAGAACAAGATTAGAACTCTAGTGACAGCTGGGGGTACTATGGTGCATACAGAACAAGACATAGAGGAGGAAATCCTGGGCTTTTATAAGGAGTTGTTAGGATCTTCTGCTACTAGCTTACCGGCTATTAATCCAGGAGTCATGAAAGAGGGTAAAGTGCTAAGTCGTGCTCAACAATTAGGGCTGCTTGATCCTTTTACGAAGGAGGGAGTATATACTGCACTTAGTGgaattgatgatttgaaggcaCCAGGCTGTGATGGCTTTAATTATCATCTCTTCAAGAAGGCCTGGTCAGTTATAGGTGATGACATCACTGTTTCCATATTACAATTTTTTGAGATGTCGAAAATGCATAAACCAATCAGTGTTACCAGTCACCTTGATACCTAA
- the LOC142178927 gene encoding secreted RxLR effector protein 78-like has translation MDTLVENSQSAFVLGRVITANIILSHELVKGYGRKGVSPRCMIKLDMQKAYDSLEWVFLEQVLHSLNFPDRFVKWILSCICSVSYSIMINGKPTKPFGAKKGLRQGDPISPYLFVLAMEYLTRLLKTLRQKPDFNYHPRYAKLNIIPDMIN, from the coding sequence ATGGACACTCTAGTGGAAAATAGCCAATCTGCCTTTGTGCTAGGAAGAGTCATAACTGCTAATATAATCCTCAGTCATGAATTAGTTAAGGGGTATGGGAGAAAGGGGGTGTCACCTAGGTGCATGATCAAGCTAGATATGCAAAAAGCTTACGACTCTCTTGAGTGGGTATTCCTAGAACAAGTCTTGCATAGTCTGAACTTCCCTGACAGATTCGTGAAGTGGATATTGTCTTGCATATGTTCAGTTTCTTACTCTATTATGATCAATGGAAAACCTACAAAACCTTTTGGTGCTAAGAAGGGTTTGAGGCAAGGGGACCCTATCTCTCCTTACCTCTTTGTATTAGCCATGGAGTATCTAACAAGACTGTTAAAGACCTTGCGACAGAAACCTGATTTTAACTATCATCCCAGATATGCTAAATTGAATATCATCCCAGATATGATAAATTGA